The genomic DNA CGGGAGAAAATTGGGTTCGTCTTTCAATTCTTCAATCTCTTGCCGACGCTGACTGTGCTCGAGAATGTTTTGTTGCCAGCCCAGCTTCGCGATACCGCACAGGCAGATTTGCAGGCCCGAGGCATTGCGTTGCTGCAAACTTTTGGCATTGGTGATCGCCTGGATGCCATGCCGGATCAACTCTCCGGCGGCCAGCAGCAACGCGTGGCCATCGCGCGCGCGTTGATCAATGATCCGGCCTTGTTGCTTGCCGATGAGCCGACTGGCAATCTCGATTTCGAAACGGGCATGAAGATTCTGGCGCTCTTAAAACAACTGGTGACGCTACACGGCAAAACCGTGCTGCTCGCCACGCACAGCCTCGAGGCTGCGCGCTTCGCAGATCGCGCTTTGCAGGTGCGCGATGGCAAAATTTTTTCATTGACAACGGTTCCAAATGGTTCTTAAGCGAGGCCGCTTATGTTTCGTATGTTTGCCTTCATCAGTTTACTGTTTTGTGGCGCAGAAGCCCTCGCGCAAAGCGCGGCTATCGTGATCAAAGCCGCGCGATTGATTGACGGCCGCGGCGGCGTTCCCCTTGAGCCGGCGAGGGTAAAGATTGAAGGCGGGAAAATTGTCGAAATTGGAAAACAACTGGCCATTCTTCCAAATGCCAAAGTCATTGATCTCGAGGAGGCGACGTTGTTACCGGGGCTGATCGATCTGCATACGCATTTGACCGATCGCTACGGCACTCATTGGGAAGAAGCGCTGGTGAAAACCACGCCGGGACATAATGCGCTTTGGGGTGCGCATAACGCGCGTGTTACACTATTGGCGGGTTTCACGACGTGCCGCGATATGGGGCCAACCTGGCCTTATGTTGATGTTGATCTGCGCCAGGCGATAGAAGAGGGCGCAGTACCCGGCCCGCGATTGCTGGCGGCAGGAAACTATGTGTCTTCCACCGGCGGCGCTGGTGATGCGCGCCAGTTTTCGATTTATGTCGATGTTCCGCTTGCGAAGAACCTCGCCGACGGCCCGGAGGAAATTACGAGAGCGGTGCGCACAAATTTCAAGCACGGCGCGGATTTCATCAAAATTCTCGCGACTGGCGCTGTGCTCTCCAAGGGCATTCATCCCGGCGCACAGCAGTATTCAGACGAAGAGATTCAAGCCGCAGTGATCGAAGCCAATCGCTGGGGCCGGCAAGTGGCCGCGCATGCGCACGGCGCCGAGGGCATCAAAGCTGCAATTCGTGCGGGTGTGCGTACGATTGATCACGGTACATTTCTCGACGATGAAGCGATCGCAATGCTCAAAGCCACCCGCACAACTTTCTATGTGCCGACGCTCTACACCAGCGAAGTGATTGAGACGGAAGGCAAGCTACAGGGTATTCCAGAATCCGAAATTGAGCGCAACCGGCGACTTCGCGAGGCTGAAATTGCTGCTTTCAAACGCGCACTGGCAGCCGGCATTTCGGTTGGACTGGGAACTGATGCTTCGGTGATCCCTCACGGCGATAATGCCAAGGAATTGGCGATGCGCGTGAGCCTCGGCGAATCACCAATGTCGGTTATTGTTTCTGCGACCAGTCTCAATGCGGAAATCATCGGCTGGCAGGATCGCGTGGGCAGCATCGAAGTGGGCAAATACGCGGATCTGATCGCGGTTCCCGGCGATCCTTTGCAAGATATTGACCGATTGCAACATGTCGGTTTTGTGATGAAAGGTGGCGTGGTTTATCGGGATGATTTGGTGCAACGCTAGGGCATGGTTATGCTGATTTGTATGAGTCTCTTGTCCTATTGTTCCGCCGGGCGGAATCTTCTGAAGTTCTAAGCATAACGCGAATCTGAATCAATGAAAAAAATTCCAACGGATGAAAGCGGCCAACGGATTTCGTTATAAGGCTTCTCGCCTGTGGGCAGATTCGATCCGTTTGAGAAAAAATTTTTTTAACCACGGATGAACACAGATTTTCACGGATTATGGCAATTAGCTCTTCAAAGTTAGAATAATCCCGCAGCGGCGGGACTGAAATTCTTTCCCAGCGTCGT from Cytophagia bacterium CHB2 includes the following:
- a CDS encoding ABC transporter ATP-binding protein, with the translated sequence MEQPGQHLIFLENISKIYGQQNNRISALEGVNLTIAKGQFLTLYGASGSGKSTLLNLISGIDRPTGGRILFDGQDITTMNEHALTLLRREKIGFVFQFFNLLPTLTVLENVLLPAQLRDTAQADLQARGIALLQTFGIGDRLDAMPDQLSGGQQQRVAIARALINDPALLLADEPTGNLDFETGMKILALLKQLVTLHGKTVLLATHSLEAARFADRALQVRDGKIFSLTTVPNGS
- a CDS encoding amidohydrolase family protein, whose protein sequence is MFRMFAFISLLFCGAEALAQSAAIVIKAARLIDGRGGVPLEPARVKIEGGKIVEIGKQLAILPNAKVIDLEEATLLPGLIDLHTHLTDRYGTHWEEALVKTTPGHNALWGAHNARVTLLAGFTTCRDMGPTWPYVDVDLRQAIEEGAVPGPRLLAAGNYVSSTGGAGDARQFSIYVDVPLAKNLADGPEEITRAVRTNFKHGADFIKILATGAVLSKGIHPGAQQYSDEEIQAAVIEANRWGRQVAAHAHGAEGIKAAIRAGVRTIDHGTFLDDEAIAMLKATRTTFYVPTLYTSEVIETEGKLQGIPESEIERNRRLREAEIAAFKRALAAGISVGLGTDASVIPHGDNAKELAMRVSLGESPMSVIVSATSLNAEIIGWQDRVGSIEVGKYADLIAVPGDPLQDIDRLQHVGFVMKGGVVYRDDLVQR